A stretch of Arthrobacter sunyaminii DNA encodes these proteins:
- a CDS encoding AtpZ/AtpI family protein, whose translation MPEKPDYDPENTYDSGMRVFSYIIGGIVAWGLIGWFLDNLFETQWLVLVGILFGAAAGFYLTKVHGLTGSKPAKASVGHPAHNREEAEQ comes from the coding sequence ATGCCTGAAAAGCCTGATTACGATCCCGAAAACACGTACGACTCCGGCATGCGCGTCTTCAGCTACATCATTGGCGGGATCGTCGCCTGGGGTTTGATAGGGTGGTTTTTGGACAATCTGTTCGAGACTCAGTGGTTGGTGCTCGTCGGTATCCTTTTTGGAGCAGCCGCCGGATTCTATCTGACCAAAGTCCACGGCCTGACCGGAAGCAAACCTGCGAAAGCCAGCGTCGGCCATCCAGCCCACAACCGTGAAGAAGCCGAACAGTAA
- a CDS encoding F0F1 ATP synthase subunit C, giving the protein MEIAGSLNAIGYGLSAIGGAIGVGLVFFAYISGVARQPEAQRVLQPIAFLGLALTEALAILGLVLAFIV; this is encoded by the coding sequence ATGGAAATCGCAGGTAGCCTCAACGCAATCGGCTATGGTCTCTCCGCAATCGGCGGCGCCATCGGTGTGGGTCTCGTCTTCTTCGCTTACATCAGCGGCGTTGCACGCCAGCCGGAGGCACAGCGCGTCCTTCAGCCCATCGCCTTCCTTGGCCTGGCACTGACCGAAGCACTCGCTATTCTTGGTCTGGTTCTCGCGTTCATTGTCTAG
- a CDS encoding F0F1 ATP synthase subunit B, with protein sequence MDQVIMLAASEGANPLIPNVWEILVTGISFAILMFIVVKFVVPGFEKTYAERTEAIEGNIAKAEKAQAEASAALVEYKAQLSDARAEANAIREEARAEGAQILADLKAKAAAESARITEQAQVQIAAERQAAVTSLRAEVGTLATELAGRIIGETLEDDARAARVVDRFLGELENENAGAAR encoded by the coding sequence ATGGATCAGGTAATTATGTTGGCAGCCTCTGAGGGCGCCAACCCCCTGATTCCCAACGTCTGGGAAATCCTGGTGACGGGAATCAGTTTCGCCATACTGATGTTCATCGTCGTCAAGTTTGTGGTTCCGGGCTTCGAAAAGACGTACGCGGAGCGCACTGAAGCCATTGAAGGCAACATTGCCAAAGCGGAGAAGGCCCAGGCCGAGGCCAGCGCAGCGCTGGTGGAGTACAAGGCACAGCTTTCAGATGCCCGGGCAGAAGCCAACGCCATCCGTGAGGAAGCACGCGCCGAAGGCGCTCAGATTCTTGCGGACCTGAAGGCTAAAGCTGCTGCTGAATCCGCTCGGATCACCGAGCAGGCCCAGGTGCAGATTGCCGCAGAACGGCAGGCGGCCGTAACGTCGCTCCGTGCTGAGGTTGGCACCCTGGCAACCGAGCTGGCCGGACGCATCATCGGCGAGACGCTCGAGGATGACGCCCGCGCTGCCCGCGTGGTTGACCGTTTCCTTGGGGAACTGGAAAACGAGAACGCAGGTGCAGCTAGGTAA
- the atpB gene encoding F0F1 ATP synthase subunit A produces MIALALPATNEGGFVPPAIEEMHLPEIFPWGADYGTGVGKQMLLVVLSVIIIAVIFVRASRKGQLVPGRLQFLGEFGYGFVRNGIAKDVIGERDFLKFVPFLFALFFFIIVNNIYGAIPFIQLPSFSHPGGAYLLAAIVYFTWIGVGIKKHGMKYFVKATVPSGVPWYILPVLVPIEIISNFLVRPITHSLRLFATMMSGHLIVMLAGAGIEYLLVLQDNIILQASSVLVLVGGIAMYMLEALIMVLQAYVFTLLTAIYIQGALADDH; encoded by the coding sequence TTGATCGCGCTTGCACTCCCGGCCACTAATGAAGGTGGATTCGTTCCGCCGGCCATTGAAGAAATGCACCTCCCTGAGATTTTCCCGTGGGGCGCGGACTACGGCACCGGTGTCGGCAAGCAGATGCTGCTGGTCGTCCTCTCGGTCATCATCATTGCCGTTATCTTTGTTCGAGCTTCCCGGAAGGGACAGCTGGTGCCGGGACGCCTGCAGTTCCTGGGTGAATTCGGTTACGGATTCGTCCGCAACGGCATCGCCAAGGATGTGATCGGCGAGCGGGACTTCCTCAAGTTCGTCCCCTTCCTCTTCGCGCTGTTCTTCTTCATCATCGTCAACAACATTTACGGTGCCATTCCGTTCATTCAGTTGCCGAGCTTCTCCCACCCGGGCGGTGCTTACCTGCTGGCCGCGATCGTGTACTTCACATGGATCGGTGTTGGCATCAAGAAGCACGGAATGAAGTACTTCGTGAAGGCCACAGTGCCCTCGGGCGTGCCGTGGTACATCCTCCCCGTTCTGGTTCCCATTGAGATCATCTCCAATTTCCTGGTCCGGCCGATCACGCACAGCCTGCGTTTGTTCGCCACCATGATGTCCGGGCACTTGATTGTCATGCTTGCCGGCGCCGGCATTGAATACCTCCTGGTTCTCCAGGACAACATCATCCTCCAGGCCTCGTCTGTCCTGGTGCTGGTTGGCGGCATCGCCATGTACATGCTTGAAGCACTGATCATGGTGCTCCAGGCCTACGTTTTCACCCTGCTTACCGCCATCTACATCCAGGGCGCACTGGCAGACGATCACTAA